The following are encoded together in the Glycine max cultivar Williams 82 chromosome 8, Glycine_max_v4.0, whole genome shotgun sequence genome:
- the LOC100776613 gene encoding transcription repressor OFP8-like produces MENHNRLKLRISRMFRSSFGSCRTRNLTDVMEKTVFAPPSPIDEPPSPKTRPIFRPKTINDTCILSFKDSHSLPRRKISEWSSPFVVGGGNKIKNNNLNLNLGVMSCPPTSPNISLNTIHEHDFGYDDKKKVSTKNSRTNKKKKKKKKKRHAQKKREFFPFNSCAKDTNFGGYWWYSSDEDDETDTLFSSKSLSSDSSRSRRRRRNNERSSDMGVLPLNGKVKDTFAVVKRSSDPYSDFRTSMLEMIVEKQIFSPADLENLLQCFLSLNSHHHHKIIVHVFTEIWEALFSDWF; encoded by the coding sequence TCCGATCCTCATTCGGGTCGTGCAGAACCCGTAACCTAACCGATGTTATGGAAAAAACGGTGTTTGCACCACCCAGCCCCATCGATGAACCACCCTCACCCAAAACGAGACCCATTTTTAGGCCCAAAACCATCAACGACACTTGCATCCTGTCGTTTAAGGATTCTCATTCTCTCCCCAGACGCAAAATCTCCGAGTGGTCATCACCTTTTGTAGTGGGTGGCGgcaacaaaatcaaaaacaaCAACCTCAACCTTAACCTCGGTGTCATGTCGTGCCCACCCACTTCCCCAAACATTTCCCTCAACACAATCCACGAACACGATTTCGGTTACGACGACAAAAAAAAGGTCTCGACGAAAAACTCGAGGaccaacaagaagaagaagaagaagaagaagaagaggcatGCCCAGAAGAAAAGGGAGTTTTTCCCTTTCAATTCATGCGCCAAAGACACCAACTTTGGTGGATACTGGTGGTATAGCAGTGACGAAGACGACGAAACCGACACCCTTTTCTCCTCGAAAAGCCTCTCCTCGGATTCCTCCCGGTCCCGGCGCCGGCGCCGGAATAATGAACGGAGCTCCGACATGGGTGTTCTGCCGCTGAACGGGAAGGTGAAGGATACATTCGCGGTGGTGAAGCGCTCCAGCGACCCTTACAGTGATTTCAGGACTTCGATGCTCGAAATGATCGTCGAGAAGCAGATTTTTTCGCCCGCTGATTTGGAGAATCTCTTGCAGTGTTTTCTGTCGCTGAATTCGCATCACCATCATAAGATCATTGTCCATGTCTTCACCGAGATTTGGGAGGCTCTGTTCTCTGACTGGTTTTGA